AGCTAATAGAATGAATGCACCTTTTTTCCTTCTACTCGTTCCAGATGACAAAAAGATAcaaggttgaaaatttttcaaaatcacgGCATCGTTTCAGCTCATCTTCAACTAGATTCGCTGAAATCATGACATTGGCTGTTTCATCAAATACTTGATAAAACATATCAGCTGATTTCTGATAGGTACAAATTGTCAGTTGCCACAAAACATATAAAGCTATAGTTTCTAAAGTTTCCAGACTTCACCAAATCCTACCTAACCTGAAGGTGCTAACTGAAGCGTATGATGATGGCAAAGCTTGAACCAAGAAAGAAAAACacagaaaggaagagaacactTCTAGGGAAAATAATCATATGATTGCACAGTAGAAAATAccttatatgatttatattattaacCAACTTTACAAGACTTTCTAAATGTGCTGTCAAAATCCAAGAATATAATAGAGGTGTTATCCTTTGTTCGCAGAGTTCTCGCCTCGCTCAACAAAACATTTGCAATCTTCTCGGCTGAATTTGCCTTGTCAGCAGTGTATCTCTCCCTCATCTGCCGCAAATTCAAATGGAAGTAACTCTTTTTGGGTCTAGAAAAATTCACAACAAAATGAGTAAAACATGTGACAAATTATTACCTGAAGCACTAGCTGAATTGCCTTCTTACAGCTGATGACATCCCAAAATCCATCACTGAAATATTGACAGAACCCAGAAGACTTtagaaaaaggggaaaaaatgagTCATGCTATGACACTTATAAGTACCAATTTGGATactaatgatgatgtgtcactatgtgattagatattactttattattaattcaaaatcatccatattACAAGATGACACGTCATCATCAGTACCTAAATTGTTACTTATTacaagtacacataattttattgaaaaaaaaatccagaatGATGCCCATAATCCATCAGATAAAATGAATCAGACCAGGcaaaatatgcaaaagaaataaattcCAAAGCAAGTGAAGTGAAAAGGATgcaatatataaacaaaagaattgaaagaaagtGACAAAGAGAAATCACCTAGCCAAAATAGCAAAGTTGTTGCTTGCTTGATCAATACGCACAACTTGACTTATATAAGGCTCTGAACTGAAGCGGGTCTCCTGCTGTTTCAGAAATTTGTCCCCAAGCATTCGAGCAAGGTTTAAGCCTAAATTGGATGAAAATTATTGCTGGGTCTCAAAATCCAATAAATGAGGCAAACAACAAACTAATTCAAGCAATTATATGCCTACCACACAATCTCGTTTCCCCATCTTTCAATGGTTCTCCGGTTTCGTTGATTCGGAGCCTTTCAGAACTACTAGTGATACGGTGGTCTTCTGTCATCTTAATCTGCTTCCCATCAACACtgcaacaataaaataacattcagcCATAAACAAGGTGATAAAATTACAGATGCAAAAGGCAGAATTTCAATGCAAGTAAACCGAATGCCTAATAAATCAATTGCATACAGTTAAAGACAACAATGATTAAATAATGCACTGTTAGCTACACTAATATGACGACTGCACAGATAACATTGCATTGGCAGTGCAGCAGTCATTAATCATAAATCAATGTTTCTGATATCATAATGGGATTAAactgagaagaaaaaaactgcCAATGATTAACAAGATTTAACATCCATAAATATTGATAATACTGTATTCTTCcacaaatgataatatttttttaaaattatttccaTCAGCTAAAAGAATATACATTAGATGCTgctaaataaaaagaaaatggcaaaactaatattattagCATAAAGAAAATCCTTCtctaaagaggaaaaaaatccCTAAGTTGACCAGCTTTCCCATCATTGAGTCATCTGGAATACACCACAGGATTTCATGATATGAACTACAGATTTTATAATATAACTCCCTACAGATACtatgaatgaattaaaaaaatgtaaaaacatACTTCATTACGCAAGCAGAGTCCCCAACATTTGCACATTGCACAAAGAAATTTTCATCTCCATCAGTCCAAACCAAAAGTAATGTTGCAGTACAACCCTGGAAGGTATCAATTATTACAACATGCAAACAACAGTTTTTATACTCTTACAGCAAAAGCAGAGATaaagagaagatgaaattgtaatgttaaaatttcacaatttgtCATACATCCACTGTTTGAATCTGTGATCAATTGCTCGAACGGTTATAAGCCAAATTACCACAAAAACACCAGAAGGGACAGGAAACATGCAGTAAATTGTACAGAAAGTGCACATTTCACAAAGATTACTCAGAATCAAGTTAGAACAAAAACTAGAAGAAGTCTATCAGGTTAAtcaaaaaattccaaaatcaaaCATCAATCTCAAGTATCAGGTTGAGAATCACGCCCACAAAAAAACTCacataaattacaaattatagCCTGTTTGTTTATGCTCTCCCCAGTCACGCTGATACATTTTCATTGGTAGTCAAATTGTAACACACATACATTAATGATGTAATAGAACCCaatacataagaaaatatagtTAATACAGTATACTAGTTCCTCTGATGCAGAGAAATCTTCCAGGGTTTAAACAACCGACACAAGTAATGTACCAATAAAGTATAAACTACATAATTAACATATTAGAAAAGTAACAGATATTTCAACACATAAGACAAAGCTTTCAATATCAGCTTACACCAAATTCACGTAAACAGTGGaggtgaaagaaaataatgaaaccAGTTAGGATAAATACCTCATAATAATGATTCATGGATGCTTCTGTTTGAGAAAATGCATCCCTAAGAACATCTGAAGCATCACATTGAGCCAAAACCCTCCCTCTTTTATGTGAATCCGATAATATATCAGCCATTGTTTTAGGAAGAATTCTGAACAAAATTTATGGGAAGTAAATACTAGAGTTGATGGTTCAAAAATCAATACTAAAATGAATAAGAGGAGAACAAAACAGATCTAATGATTACTGTATGTAGCGTAATCAACATGTATATACAATTGATGGCTCAAAAAGCATGATTACTGTACGTGCTAGCAAGCATAGGGCGACAGGGTTTCATGAAAATCAATTCTTCAAACAACTCACTTTGAACTTGACCATTCTGAACCAAACAAAGTCACAGAATCAAATCCTTATTATTGCTGGGTGTCATGGAATCAAATCACTTTATCTTGTTTACAAACATCATTTTGAATGTTTGTATTAATACAGAGTAATGCATAGACCACATAATTCAGCAGATATTGTGAACTGCAGAAATCACTTCCGAATTTCAGCTCAGTAGATTTATACTATTAACTTCATTATTAAACTCTccctcaaaaacaaaattttagctGTAAAGCAGGTCATGCACAAAACATTCATGGTTATCATCCTTTTTGGATGCAAGGATAATTGCCATCTAGTCTTCCTTGCTTCCTCAATTGTATAAACCCCACGGTTCAATGTCCCTCTTCTAATGACCTCCAGTAATAAATTCATGAAAACGACcacaaaaggaaataaaattatatatagacacacacaTATAGCCAATCTTATGTATGGATAGTAGCATTTTTACAAAAATGAGGACCTTGTTCACTAGCAGTAGTAAACAATTTGTTGCCACAAGTTGATGGAGgcatatatataacacaaaagGTCAAATAGAAATACATACTCGCTAGCAGATTTAGCAGCTGCTGCACCACCATGTCCATCACAAATACCAAATAACCCAAACTGCGAAGTAAGCAGTTAGATAATAATGTAAGCCtttcatgtgtgtgtgtgtgtacacacatacatatatattgcaaaaacaaaattaaataactcTAACAAACCTGATCAACCCCAGGAAGAGGCCAGTGATAATAGCACACATCTTCCATTGGAAGTTTCTTTGCTCCCCGACGCAAAGCCATGGCATCTGATGCCACACCAACTCCAAAAGGAATCTGAGTGTCAGTTTCAGATGTAATTTGAACCTGCCACCAAACAGAGTTACATATTTggtaaaaacacaaaaagtagCAGATCCAACTtcataaatttgacaaataaagaATTTAATGTACTAAAATTTGccaaacaaacaattaataacACAAGATATAGAAATATAATTCATGTCGCAAATTACTGAAACTCTAAATCATTTTTGCCAATagataatttcttattaatCTTATCTATGTGCTCTTGAAGCGTGgtaatgaaaaataaacaatcaagtTACTTAAAATTGCAAAGAAATAAAAGCACATCCAAGATTGTTTCATCTCATTGAACTTGTTATGTACTACAATGATTATCCTGTTCCACAAACCCAACAATATAttccagaaaaaaaaagtatcataTATCGTATAGGAATTCAGAATAGTATCCTAAAGAGCACACAAATCTAAGTACAAAATTTCCCAAACTTGAATTTCCATATCCATAAGTATACTGTCAAAGTATGGTGATTCCAGAAAACTTAACCAACTACAAAATGCACAAGCTTTTTGACAAAACTATTGGCTTACATATACATTTGAAGTTGTGCCAAGAGTAATTATGTCTCCATTAGCAATCTCAACTGGATCACTCCAATGTCTACTCCCTGAATCAGGATGGTTAATTGACTGTGAATTTAATTGAGTTCCATTTAGACTACCCATGTCCACCAGCTCCCATTTCAATTTCTGAAACCAACACAACATGTCGATTATACCAAACAATCATACAGAGCACAATCCAAATGCAGATCAGAATGGAACATTTCATGAACTGTACATTTGAATTCCAGTTTATCAATGCATGCTTCCCAGACACCTCAGAATCTTTCAGTAATAAATCACTAGGAGAAACTCTTCCAAGAGTCAGTGGCAGCCTAGAAGAACTTGATGAATGTACAGTACAACGAACTCCACAAGCAGGACCGGATATAACCTCCAAGGAAAGGCAGCTTCCTGCACTTCTAACAGAAAGATATGATGACATGTTTTACACATTCAACCACATGAAATGGCAAAAGTAATTAAACTCTTCACATaagtgaaaggaaaaagaaattacttTGAGCTGTGATAGCCTTGGGCACATACTCTTGAACCTTAACATCATCTAAAACTAAATTCAGATTAGGACTGAAACCTTCCTGAGTCTGTTTTTGCAATTCTGTGAAGTGATCTGTGGCAATTGGCCTTTTAAGCGTTTGGCCAAGCAAAAGATCCTCTGGAGTATCAGAAATTACATCTAGAAGAACCACGCTGTCACCTGGGAGGAGTGAATAATAAAACTGTGATCATACTAATAATGTATATAGAAGATAAagcataataattaattgaatgtAAATGCAAAATCACACAAAAAATGATCTAAACCTTGGTTTACAATGGGAGATGCAGAGGGAAGCCTCTGTTTATGAACAAGTCCATGTGTTCGAGGTGAGCGCAAAAACCCTTCATTTTGATAGTAAGATCCCTCTAGATCATGAGTTCTTCCAAAATCATTGCTTTGATCAAGTACCACAGCCTCTTCATTTGATACGAAGGGCCTCTCTAGTTCATCAGCCTACAACAAATGCAccacatgtaaagaaaatgaagtcAATGAGAAAGTTGAACTGCAAATAATTTGCCTAGAGGAACATAATCAATCTGAAGTTGTAGCATAAATGGAATTCTCACTAGCATGGAGTGAAATCAACACAAACATCCACAATATCACCAACACGAATCTctatatttacataaataaacatGCTACACCATCATCATGTCCAACTCTAAACCAAATCATGAAATCTAATGCTCAGAGTCATAGTTCAAGAAACCAAATGATGCAAAAACCTTCCAATCAAATTTTGAACAACCAGATTTGTTAAAGGAGACTGCAAATATTAGTTTGAATCAAAAGTCATATGCAGGAACACACACATTAACCTACAAGCTATGCGTACCTATAGGCTGTGGCACTGAATAAGAAGTTACCCATTCCTAAATCAATCTAGATTTAGCATTCAATGTATGAATGTTACATTTATAAAGTCTATACCttacaatattaataataaagagataccataaaaaaatgaaaacaaattcatttcataaatttataaattcaagtatTGGCATTCATCACTCTTAAATCCCTCCATTTCAGTACATCTGATTCATATTAAAAACGTTCACAGCATCTCAAACGAGTAAAATGCATTTAACAAAATCCTTTCCAAATCGTAGCTAAAGCACCAATTGGGAAATAATTAATCGCAATCAAAGactataacaaaattaaatcaactaAAACGACGACTCTACATGGTAACTCAATACAATTTAAAACTCCACTCATCATTGTATATTTCCAACTCAATTAACCAGTAAggcaaaaataaatcaatcgAAACGAAATCAGAGAAACCAAAGCCGTTGATCGTCGtaaataaaccaaattaaaaagaaaaaccttaaCGAGGGAGTGAGAGCgagaagaagagacaaagaaGCGCCATGGTTTACAGGCGATCAAGATGAGAAAAAGGATCAGTATCAACATAAGGAGAATGGCGAAAACGACAATGCTCTCTAGTATCGCCATCGTCTTCGctgctttctctctctctctctctcacagaGGAGAGATTTCAGATTGGGTATCCATTTTTGGCGAGAACCTCGCTTTGAAATGGTCACACCattgtttttctctctatttaaaattttactcataaatgattacatataattaaaataataataatttagggggGAGACCAACCGAGCTAAGCCCGTGTGCTCCGTGATGAAAGTTTAGCTTggttgaaaaaatgaaatagttaaaatttgatTCGAGTTTTTCAAGTTAAAGTAAATGGTAATTTTGGTTCAATTcgattaataaatttaaagtttaactCGAGTTTATAAATCATAACTTAAGTTAcgacttattaataaaatgatattattttgataatatataatttgaatcgaattataaatcaaattcgaatcaattgaaattatttatccAATTCATAAGTTGAATTAGACTGAACTCTCTTTAACTCGATTTGACttagtttaaaatatgaattttttaactcaaattgattttgttaactcaagtttaatctaaataaatttaaattaagttaaattaatcTGAATTAgttctcaaatttaaactaactcAATTCAGACATACCTCGACGtagatgtatcaaattaatacttttttgtaaaatatattaaaattttaacatatcttatttaaaaagttgaataaatagCCTATACATGTGACACTTGTCACTCATCCATGTACGCATAACTTGTGGGCAACATTTATATTTCTAggacattgttttattttattttaactaatttctTAGTAGTTAAGGTTGAATTTAGTCAAAGTTATCCAaactcaaaattcaaatttaaatggaaTGAGTCCAGATGAGCCGAagattcgaattcaaatttaaaatgaatgcgttaagtttgagttaaagatTTGACTCGTTTTATAAAAACGAGTCAAGTTTAAACTAATATAAacattcaaatttgagtcaatttgaattaaatttaaaaaaaaattgttttgggtttagtttatttatttgtaattaactcttttaaatttaaaccaatCTTAAGATAAGTCTTCTTTAGGTTAATCCGATCAAATCCAATCTTACTGTTCATTTCATACTAGTTCTTTGACTTGGTATCAAATGAACAAACGTGCACCTTTTATACACAAtcatttattagtttaaaaatcttattttatacttaaatcaATTACATAGCTTATGCCACTTTTATTTGTAACTTTAAATACATATGAAATGACATAATTACCCTTGAGACatacttataaatattacattattcGAATTGAACAAGCTCAATATTAGAAGTTAGCCctaattaaatgttaataaagGTGAAGTTATGTTTATTCCATATAAAAAGGTGATAGTTCGATACATACATGCGTAAATTAATAATGGATGagaaatgatattaaaataaatataaatatcaaagtGTAAAATATAATCAGATATATGTTGACACAAACACTATTAGAagaggtttgatgaaatgataaattcttatcttttaagtttgaaaaagttatttttccaCCTGtacattaaatttgataaaaaaaggttaaatttttataatatcgttaaaaaaacaaaaaaaaccgccaagttaaataacactttacatccaaaattttattatataatttttgtatccctaatttacattaattttaataaaaaattattaaaaaatatacacatacaAGTATAAATGTGAGTGTTAATTATGTATAATCATATGTGTTGGgtaaactatcatttttaaagaTATCAGGGGTGTCAatgaaatttttaggggttttctgaaaatttaaaaaaaattggaggtattttaaaatttaatatatccCTTAATAGTTTTTAGAAATGACATTCACACcacaaataacaaaacaaaacacacaaaAGTAAGtgtctaaatattttattataatatttcccttgattcttttaaaaatgacatttacatctctataatattgtttatatttcaattcggtatgagtgttattataatattttaaatctgAGAGACAAAATAACAATTGCTTATAtctctattataatatttggacaaaatgatataaatacttttttaaatatcaaaactaaCTATTAATTCTGACAAATTAGTGagataattgttttttttttaatttaaaggtgagaattatcattttatcaaacattgggtggaaaatagtcatttggccataaaGAAAAATAGCAGGAAGCAtat
Above is a genomic segment from Mangifera indica cultivar Alphonso chromosome 3, CATAS_Mindica_2.1, whole genome shotgun sequence containing:
- the LOC123212603 gene encoding protein phosphatase 2C 70-like, which encodes MAILESIVVFAILLMLILILFLILIACKPWRFFVSSSRSHSLVKADELERPFVSNEEAVVLDQSNDFGRTHDLEGSYYQNEGFLRSPRTHGLVHKQRLPSASPIVNQGDSVVLLDVISDTPEDLLLGQTLKRPIATDHFTELQKQTQEGFSPNLNLVLDDVKVQEYVPKAITAQRSCLSLEVISGPACGVRCTVHSSSSSRLPLTLGRVSPSDLLLKDSEVSGKHALINWNSNKLKWELVDMGSLNGTQLNSQSINHPDSGSRHWSDPVEIANGDIITLGTTSNVYVQITSETDTQIPFGVGVASDAMALRRGAKKLPMEDVCYYHWPLPGVDQFGLFGICDGHGGAAAAKSASEILPKTMADILSDSHKRGRVLAQCDASDVLRDAFSQTEASMNHYYEGCTATLLLVWTDGDENFFVQCANVGDSACVMNVDGKQIKMTEDHRITSSSERLRINETGEPLKDGETRLCGLNLARMLGDKFLKQQETRFSSEPYISQVVRIDQASNNFAILASDGFWDVISCKKAIQLVLQMRERYTADKANSAEKIANVLLSEARTLRTKDNTSIIFLDFDSTFRKSCKVG